A window of Hymenobacter aerilatus contains these coding sequences:
- a CDS encoding LytR/AlgR family response regulator transcription factor: MSVIAPLACVIIDDNEINRFTLERAVQRHDQLTLAASFPDAVEALTYLRAGNPVDVLLLDIEMPHISGLELVKLLPDPKPAVILVTTHATFAVDAFELRVLDYLVKPVNYARFCQAIDRVTEQYRAAPPASPTPAAPTIPTDLSAQGTDLFVKTNGRLLRINFEDVLFIEALSTYVVLVTDKQKHIVGGTLKNMEERLPFRHFVRVHRSYIVNLHRVEALEDNMLKLGTHEVPVSRAYQDELVQRLQAL; encoded by the coding sequence ATGTCTGTTATTGCTCCGCTTGCCTGCGTCATTATCGACGACAACGAAATCAACCGTTTTACACTGGAGCGCGCCGTGCAGCGACACGACCAGCTGACGCTGGCCGCGTCTTTCCCGGACGCCGTGGAGGCGCTGACCTACCTGCGGGCCGGCAACCCAGTGGATGTGCTGCTGCTCGACATTGAAATGCCCCACATCAGCGGGCTGGAGCTGGTGAAGCTGCTGCCCGACCCCAAGCCTGCCGTGATTCTGGTGACCACGCACGCCACCTTTGCCGTGGATGCCTTCGAGCTGCGTGTGCTTGATTACTTGGTAAAGCCCGTCAACTACGCCCGCTTCTGCCAAGCCATCGACCGCGTCACAGAACAGTACCGCGCCGCGCCGCCCGCTTCCCCTACCCCCGCCGCGCCCACCATACCCACTGACCTCTCAGCCCAAGGCACCGATTTGTTTGTGAAGACCAACGGCCGACTGCTACGCATCAATTTTGAGGACGTGCTGTTTATCGAGGCGCTGTCGACATACGTGGTACTAGTGACTGACAAGCAAAAGCACATTGTGGGCGGCACACTCAAAAATATGGAAGAGCGCCTACCCTTCCGTCATTTCGTGCGTGTGCACCGCTCCTACATTGTGAACCTGCACCGCGTAGAAGCGCTGGAAGACAATATGCTGAAGCTCGGAACGCACGAAGTACCCGTGAGCCGCGCCTACCAGGACGAGCTTGTGCAGCGGCTGCAAGCACTGTGA
- a CDS encoding quinone-dependent dihydroorotate dehydrogenase, giving the protein MYKAFLKPALFQLDAERAHHFIFDNLKRAYRLPGTASLLRGLYNFQHPGLEREVFGLKFRNPVGLAAGLDKNAVLTDELAALGFGFVEIGTVTPRPQPGNPTPRLFRLPQDEALVNRMGFNNEGATAAAQRLRQRRNRQAIIGGNIGKNKDTPNEQAAQDYVACVEALHEVVDYFVVNVSSPNTPGLRQLQEREPLIQLLQQVQERNRALPQPRPLLLKIAPDLTDSQLDDILLIARETSLSGLVATNTTISRADLRTNATHVDSLGAGGLSGKPLRQRATEVIRYLHQRTNGGLPIIGAGGIHSPQDAQEKLAAGATLVQLYTGFIYEGPALIGRINRALV; this is encoded by the coding sequence ATGTACAAAGCCTTCCTTAAGCCTGCGCTCTTTCAGCTCGATGCGGAGCGGGCACACCATTTCATCTTCGATAACCTGAAGCGCGCCTACCGGCTGCCGGGCACGGCGTCCCTGCTGCGCGGGTTGTACAACTTTCAGCATCCGGGCTTGGAGCGAGAGGTTTTTGGGTTGAAGTTCCGGAACCCGGTAGGGTTGGCGGCAGGGCTCGATAAAAACGCTGTGCTGACAGACGAGCTGGCAGCGCTGGGTTTTGGCTTCGTAGAAATTGGGACTGTAACGCCGCGGCCGCAACCAGGCAACCCTACGCCACGCTTGTTTCGACTGCCACAGGATGAAGCGCTGGTCAACCGCATGGGTTTCAACAACGAAGGCGCAACGGCAGCAGCCCAGCGGCTACGACAGCGGCGAAACCGGCAGGCCATCATTGGCGGCAACATTGGCAAGAACAAGGACACGCCCAACGAGCAGGCCGCTCAGGACTACGTAGCCTGCGTGGAAGCATTGCACGAGGTAGTCGACTATTTTGTGGTGAATGTGTCGTCGCCGAATACGCCGGGGCTGCGGCAATTGCAGGAGCGCGAGCCACTGATTCAGTTGCTGCAGCAGGTGCAGGAGCGCAACCGTGCCCTACCCCAGCCCCGCCCGTTGCTGCTCAAAATCGCGCCCGACCTCACCGACTCGCAGCTTGACGACATCCTGCTCATTGCCCGCGAAACCAGCCTGAGTGGCTTGGTGGCCACTAACACCACCATCAGCCGCGCCGATTTGCGCACCAACGCCACCCATGTGGATAGCCTGGGCGCGGGCGGCCTGAGCGGCAAGCCACTGCGCCAGCGCGCCACCGAAGTGATTCGCTACCTGCACCAGCGCACCAATGGCGGCCTACCCATCATTGGGGCGGGCGGCATCCACTCGCCGCAGGATGCGCAGGAAAAGCTGGCTGCTGGCGCTACGCTGGTACAGCTTTACACGGGTTTCATCTATGAGGGTCCAGCCTTGATAGGGCGCATCAATCGGGCGCTGGTGTAA
- a CDS encoding YifB family Mg chelatase-like AAA ATPase gives MLTKTYGSAVQGVNATTITIEVVVSQGTNFYVVGLPDNAIKESQQRVEAALKFRGYRMPRTKVVVNMAPADIRKEGSAYDLPIALGILHASQQLTTEQLGEYIIMGELALDGGLRPIRGVLPIAIQARKEGFKGIILPKENAQEAAIVNNLDVIPVETMQEAIDFFEGRQTIEPVQMDTRHVFQHEANRYAADFADVQGQENIKRALEIAAAGGHNVIMIGPPGAGKTMLAKRLPSILPPLNMHEALETTKIHSVAGKLGSNASLLTTRPFRSPHHTISDVALVGGGGNPQPGEISLSHNGVLFLDELPEFKRTVLEVMRQPLEERRVTISRAKVSIDFPANFMLIASMNPCPCGYYNHPEKECVCGPGVVQRYLNKVSGPLLDRIDLHVEVTPVTFDQMTETRRAESSEGIQRRVEKARQVQAVRFAEFPEIHSNAMMPSQMVKDICQIDPAGRTLLKTAMERLGLSARAYDRILKVARTIADLAAADAIGLDHLAEAIQYRSLDREGWAG, from the coding sequence ATGCTTACCAAAACCTACGGCTCGGCCGTGCAGGGTGTAAATGCTACTACTATCACCATTGAAGTTGTTGTATCACAAGGCACTAATTTTTACGTAGTTGGCCTACCCGACAATGCTATCAAAGAAAGTCAGCAGCGGGTAGAGGCGGCTTTGAAGTTTCGGGGGTATCGGATGCCACGCACCAAGGTGGTCGTGAACATGGCGCCGGCTGATATTCGCAAAGAAGGCTCGGCGTATGACTTACCCATTGCGCTGGGCATTCTGCACGCATCGCAGCAGCTTACCACAGAGCAGTTAGGCGAGTACATCATCATGGGCGAGCTAGCGCTGGATGGTGGCTTGCGGCCTATTCGAGGTGTATTGCCCATTGCCATTCAGGCGCGCAAGGAAGGTTTTAAGGGTATTATTCTACCCAAGGAGAATGCGCAGGAGGCGGCCATCGTCAATAACTTGGATGTGATTCCCGTGGAGACCATGCAAGAGGCCATCGACTTCTTCGAGGGTAGGCAGACCATTGAGCCAGTGCAGATGGATACGCGTCACGTGTTTCAGCACGAGGCCAACCGCTACGCCGCCGACTTTGCCGACGTGCAAGGCCAGGAAAATATCAAACGGGCGCTAGAAATTGCGGCGGCCGGCGGCCACAACGTCATCATGATTGGGCCGCCCGGCGCGGGCAAAACCATGCTGGCCAAGCGCCTACCCAGCATCCTACCCCCACTGAACATGCATGAGGCGCTGGAAACCACCAAGATTCACTCGGTGGCGGGCAAGCTGGGCAGCAATGCCTCGCTGCTGACGACGCGGCCGTTTCGCAGCCCGCATCACACGATTTCAGACGTGGCGCTGGTAGGCGGGGGCGGCAACCCGCAACCAGGTGAGATTTCACTTTCACACAACGGGGTGCTGTTTCTGGACGAGTTGCCGGAGTTTAAGCGCACGGTGCTGGAGGTGATGCGCCAGCCTTTGGAGGAACGCCGCGTAACTATTTCCCGCGCTAAAGTCAGCATCGATTTTCCAGCCAACTTCATGTTGATTGCCAGCATGAACCCGTGCCCGTGCGGCTACTACAATCACCCCGAAAAGGAATGTGTGTGCGGCCCCGGCGTGGTGCAGCGCTACCTCAACAAAGTCAGCGGTCCGCTGCTCGACCGCATCGACCTGCACGTAGAAGTAACGCCCGTGACGTTTGACCAGATGACAGAAACACGTAGGGCCGAGAGCAGCGAAGGTATTCAGCGGCGGGTAGAGAAGGCCCGGCAGGTACAGGCCGTGCGGTTTGCGGAGTTCCCCGAAATTCACTCCAATGCCATGATGCCTTCGCAAATGGTGAAGGACATCTGCCAGATCGACCCGGCCGGCCGCACGCTTCTCAAAACCGCCATGGAGCGCCTCGGCCTCTCGGCCCGCGCCTACGACCGCATCCTGAAAGTAGCCCGCACCATTGCCGACTTGGCCGCCGCTGACGCCATCGGCCTCGACCACTTGGCCGAAGCCATCCAATACCGCAGCCTAGACCGGGAAGGCTGGGCGGGGTAG
- a CDS encoding porin family protein produces MKKSFIIAGSLAIAAAFGAQESRAQGVRVGVKAGANLSNLAGDVTNEDRFENKFGFVGGVMLNAPLIADGFLSIQPELLYSQKGYKNNSSSVFGTYKYEGRANYNYLDLPVLVKIKAGGFFVEAGPQFNYLLNRNDKTVRTNNVTGTRADYNSGDYDLSNVNRFEVGYAAGLGFQSENGLILDLRYNGSFTDFTKDGYQGNDLRNARNSLFQLSLGYLITSR; encoded by the coding sequence ATGAAAAAGTCTTTTATTATTGCTGGTTCACTGGCTATTGCAGCGGCGTTTGGAGCCCAGGAGTCGCGGGCACAGGGCGTGCGTGTGGGCGTGAAAGCCGGTGCCAACCTTTCTAACCTAGCGGGCGACGTTACCAACGAAGACCGTTTCGAAAACAAGTTTGGCTTTGTGGGCGGCGTGATGTTGAACGCCCCCCTTATTGCCGATGGATTTCTGTCTATCCAGCCGGAGCTGCTGTACTCGCAGAAGGGCTATAAGAACAACAGCTCGTCGGTATTTGGCACCTACAAGTATGAAGGTCGTGCCAACTACAACTACCTCGATCTGCCCGTGCTGGTTAAAATCAAAGCGGGTGGCTTTTTCGTAGAGGCTGGTCCGCAGTTCAACTACCTTCTCAACCGCAACGACAAAACGGTACGCACCAACAACGTAACGGGCACGCGCGCCGACTACAACTCCGGTGACTACGACCTGAGCAACGTGAACCGCTTTGAAGTAGGCTACGCCGCTGGCTTGGGCTTTCAGTCTGAAAACGGCTTGATTTTGGACCTGCGCTACAACGGCTCGTTCACGGATTTCACTAAGGATGGCTACCAGGGCAACGACCTGCGCAACGCCCGCAACTCCTTGTTCCAATTATCACTGGGCTACCTGATTACCTCGCGGTAA
- a CDS encoding acyloxyacyl hydrolase produces MLLGCAIGVRAQQVEPMAPYVVGAYAQGSFVMAHTPAVAHLAVSHPTGVEVNIQRQTTGTAPWHAWYRYPKIGLALVYYDYHNPMLGQSFAATSYINKAIWRTARQELNFRLGTGLGYFTTSYDRYTNNKNIMIGSRLTATLQARVEYDVALTDHLGLLLGVAFNHYSNGATTKPNRGINLPSVVLGVNYHQLRNFRPQPDAMVAKPDDIGHYFVNLSASYASKQLRETDQWTNRRYSAFSATVAVGRRLNRKSNLMLGLEGFQDQSLRAAQRDTARAGSNLPDIRKAGIYVGHELLFGRLAFVSHLGVYIYNPYKSNPYYYERLGLKYHFTKRVFGNVDLKVHRAAADALELRVGVKL; encoded by the coding sequence ATGCTGCTAGGGTGCGCTATCGGGGTGCGGGCACAGCAGGTAGAGCCGATGGCGCCCTACGTGGTGGGGGCCTACGCGCAGGGAAGTTTCGTTATGGCGCATACGCCGGCCGTGGCACATTTGGCCGTGTCGCACCCCACGGGAGTGGAGGTGAATATACAGCGGCAGACCACTGGCACTGCCCCCTGGCACGCCTGGTACCGCTACCCCAAAATAGGATTGGCGTTGGTGTACTACGACTACCACAACCCCATGCTGGGCCAATCTTTTGCCGCCACTAGCTACATCAATAAGGCCATCTGGCGCACCGCCCGGCAGGAGCTGAACTTCCGACTGGGTACTGGTTTGGGTTACTTCACCACCAGCTACGACCGTTACACCAACAATAAAAATATTATGATTGGGTCGCGCCTGACTGCTACGCTACAAGCGCGAGTGGAGTATGATGTGGCGCTGACTGACCACCTGGGGCTGCTGCTAGGAGTAGCATTCAACCATTACTCCAACGGGGCCACTACCAAGCCCAACCGGGGCATCAACCTACCCTCCGTGGTGTTGGGGGTCAACTACCATCAACTGCGAAATTTTCGGCCTCAACCCGATGCCATGGTCGCCAAGCCAGACGATATAGGGCATTATTTCGTGAACCTGAGTGCCAGCTACGCGTCTAAGCAGCTGCGCGAAACAGACCAGTGGACCAATCGGCGCTATTCCGCCTTCTCGGCCACGGTAGCCGTAGGCCGGCGCCTCAATCGCAAAAGTAACCTGATGCTGGGTCTAGAGGGCTTCCAAGATCAGTCGTTGCGGGCTGCGCAACGCGACACGGCCCGAGCGGGCAGTAACCTGCCCGACATACGCAAGGCGGGTATATACGTAGGCCACGAGCTGCTATTTGGGCGCTTGGCGTTTGTCTCGCACTTGGGCGTGTACATTTACAATCCCTACAAATCCAACCCCTACTACTACGAGCGGCTGGGGTTGAAATACCACTTTACCAAGCGCGTCTTTGGTAATGTAGACCTGAAAGTACACCGTGCCGCCGCCGACGCCCTGGAGCTACGGGTAGGCGTGAAGTTGTAA
- a CDS encoding ATP-binding protein, producing the protein MTFTSEPVLAPAEAAARIAALEQALQAANERATAAERRLAETVAIGNRATAPGTNQLLYDLPAPVAAHDLHGQLLFCNLAFALLVQRPMASLVDQLLSEVVPTTELPMYLGQVGRPGQPVSGQLPLLPVAGKPPRQLLYRAQRLDPPGQTPYVLLCALDVTEQMQATAELRRSKEKAEASAQAKEAFLANLSHEIRTPMNGVLGMARQLTKTPLDQDQQELLRIIQTSGEHLLAVLNEVLDMTKISSARLELEQMSFDLRESMEVALQPLAVQATEKGLLFHATLLLQREPLPRVMGDAYRLNQVLINLVSNAIKFTPAGGSISVGGYLLSQTDTHLTAGFRVTDTGIGIPENKLDHIFEDFVQAGTDTARRYGGTGLGLGIARALVEQMGGTMQVESQVESGSTFQFTVTLPRAKGVETTPRPVLTDTGALRNRRVLVVEDNGINREVVRRLLQGWGGVVDEAEDGPTALRLHAENQYDAVLMDIQMPGMSGAEATAHIRRHPDPTRAQVPVLALTANAFRSDLDRYLKAGINDCLTKPFKEEEFYHKLVALLQLPSAPYNLAQIYELADGEKTFVQRMVRSFLLHIPPSLHQMQTAAAAEHWAEVARLVHHIKPNLIQFGVASIAQPLQLLIDPPRPGDDDQMCRVAAVQQLVRQVEQVVSELAAEMATVA; encoded by the coding sequence ATGACGTTTACCTCTGAGCCTGTGCTAGCCCCTGCCGAGGCCGCGGCGCGTATTGCGGCGCTGGAACAAGCGCTGCAAGCCGCCAACGAACGGGCCACTGCCGCAGAGCGGCGCTTAGCCGAAACCGTCGCCATAGGCAATAGAGCTACTGCGCCCGGCACCAATCAACTGCTCTATGACCTGCCGGCTCCCGTGGCCGCACACGATCTGCATGGGCAGTTGCTGTTCTGCAATCTGGCGTTTGCCCTGCTGGTGCAACGGCCTATGGCTAGCCTGGTCGATCAGCTACTGAGTGAGGTAGTGCCCACCACCGAGTTGCCCATGTACCTGGGGCAGGTAGGCAGGCCGGGCCAACCGGTATCGGGGCAATTACCTCTGCTACCCGTTGCCGGCAAGCCGCCCCGGCAGCTGCTGTACCGCGCCCAGCGCCTCGACCCGCCGGGCCAGACGCCCTACGTGCTGCTGTGCGCCCTTGATGTGACGGAGCAGATGCAGGCCACGGCCGAATTGCGCCGTAGCAAAGAAAAAGCGGAAGCCTCAGCGCAGGCCAAAGAAGCTTTTCTGGCTAATCTTAGCCACGAAATCCGTACACCTATGAACGGGGTGCTGGGCATGGCGCGCCAACTCACCAAAACGCCGCTCGACCAGGACCAGCAGGAGCTACTACGCATCATTCAGACTTCGGGCGAGCATTTGCTGGCGGTGCTGAACGAAGTGCTGGACATGACCAAGATCAGCTCGGCGCGCCTGGAACTAGAGCAGATGTCGTTTGATCTGCGGGAATCGATGGAAGTGGCGCTGCAGCCGCTGGCCGTGCAGGCCACCGAGAAAGGCTTGCTGTTTCATGCTACCCTGCTGCTTCAGCGCGAACCCCTACCGCGCGTGATGGGCGACGCCTACCGACTCAATCAGGTACTGATCAACCTAGTTTCCAACGCCATCAAGTTCACGCCGGCCGGTGGTAGTATTTCTGTGGGAGGCTACCTGCTTAGCCAAACCGATACGCACCTGACTGCCGGCTTTCGCGTCACGGACACGGGTATTGGCATTCCCGAGAACAAGCTCGACCATATCTTCGAGGACTTTGTGCAGGCAGGTACCGACACGGCCCGGCGCTACGGCGGCACGGGACTGGGGCTGGGCATTGCGAGGGCATTGGTGGAGCAGATGGGCGGCACCATGCAGGTAGAAAGCCAGGTAGAAAGTGGCAGTACCTTTCAGTTCACTGTGACGCTGCCGCGCGCCAAGGGCGTCGAAACTACGCCGCGCCCAGTGCTGACGGATACCGGGGCGCTGCGCAACCGTCGCGTGCTGGTGGTAGAAGACAACGGTATCAACCGTGAAGTGGTGCGCCGGCTGTTGCAAGGGTGGGGTGGGGTGGTAGACGAGGCCGAAGACGGCCCCACGGCGTTACGCCTGCACGCAGAAAATCAATACGATGCCGTGCTGATGGATATTCAGATGCCGGGCATGAGCGGGGCCGAAGCTACGGCGCACATTCGGCGGCACCCCGACCCGACGCGGGCGCAAGTGCCGGTGCTGGCTCTCACCGCCAACGCTTTCCGCTCCGACCTAGACCGCTACCTTAAAGCTGGCATCAATGACTGTCTCACCAAGCCTTTCAAGGAAGAGGAGTTTTACCACAAGTTGGTTGCGCTACTGCAACTACCGTCTGCTCCTTATAACCTAGCGCAGATATATGAGTTGGCCGATGGTGAAAAAACCTTTGTGCAGCGCATGGTGCGCTCCTTTCTGCTGCACATACCGCCCAGCCTGCACCAGATGCAGACTGCTGCCGCCGCCGAGCACTGGGCGGAAGTGGCTAGGCTAGTACACCACATCAAGCCCAATCTTATTCAGTTTGGGGTAGCGAGCATTGCGCAGCCTCTACAACTGCTGATAGACCCGCCCCGGCCGGGTGATGATGATCAAATGTGTCGGGTTGCCGCTGTGCAGCAGCTGGTGCGGCAGGTGGAGCAGGTAGTGAGTGAGCTGGCCGCCGAAATGGCAACTGTCGCTTAA
- a CDS encoding porin family protein yields MKKVLLSVLVAAGLSTTAAHAQGVRLGVKAGASLTSFTGKDVEGLDYKFGFHGGGVAELGLTDNFAIQPEVLFSMKGTKASEMDELRINQSYIDVPVLLKLKADGFFFELGPQVGFLVGSKLKVDEVSVDAKESFKKVDLGYAAGLGYQAASGPMIGLRYNGGISNVGKDSFDIEDGKVRNSAFQLYVGYMFGGK; encoded by the coding sequence ATGAAAAAAGTTCTATTATCTGTTCTTGTAGCGGCTGGCCTTTCCACTACCGCTGCTCATGCACAAGGCGTGCGGTTGGGTGTGAAAGCCGGCGCTAGCCTCACTAGTTTTACCGGTAAAGACGTAGAAGGCCTAGATTACAAATTTGGCTTCCACGGTGGTGGGGTAGCCGAATTAGGGCTGACCGATAACTTTGCTATTCAACCGGAAGTACTATTCTCGATGAAAGGCACCAAGGCCAGCGAAATGGACGAATTGCGCATCAACCAAAGCTACATTGATGTTCCCGTACTGCTGAAGTTGAAAGCTGATGGATTCTTCTTTGAATTAGGCCCACAAGTTGGTTTTCTAGTGGGCTCAAAACTGAAAGTTGATGAGGTTTCGGTAGATGCCAAAGAATCTTTCAAGAAAGTTGACCTTGGTTATGCAGCAGGCTTAGGCTATCAGGCGGCTAGTGGCCCTATGATTGGTCTGCGCTACAACGGGGGAATTAGCAACGTAGGCAAAGACTCGTTCGATATTGAGGATGGTAAAGTGCGCAACAGCGCTTTCCAACTCTATGTAGGCTATATGTTCGGCGGCAAGTAA
- a CDS encoding porin family protein: MKKIALLSLALVSAASVAQAQSGPRLGIRVGGTLANINGKNRLDVGGNQGDSNFKLGYNAGISYQIPLSSDGFWTLAPELLYNRKGFENSYESKNASSFAGNTDIDPARRANLEKFKYENKRTLAYIELPIPVRINTAPGGSGLYFELGPQVGYMVTSEQRVTKEYKYTSTSNTSDFKDKGPKNTAKEDLQSFDIGALAGVGYQTAGGFSLGVRYTQGIKSMLNDQKAFNQSFTAQVGYLVPWGK; the protein is encoded by the coding sequence ATGAAAAAAATCGCACTTCTTTCGCTTGCCTTGGTATCGGCTGCTTCAGTAGCCCAGGCGCAATCTGGTCCTCGTCTCGGTATCCGGGTAGGTGGTACGCTGGCAAACATCAACGGCAAAAACCGTCTCGACGTAGGCGGCAACCAGGGTGACTCTAACTTCAAGCTGGGCTACAACGCCGGTATTTCCTACCAAATTCCACTGAGCAGCGACGGTTTCTGGACACTGGCTCCTGAGTTGTTGTACAACCGTAAGGGTTTCGAAAACAGCTACGAATCGAAAAATGCTAGCAGCTTTGCTGGCAACACAGATATTGATCCTGCTCGCCGGGCAAATCTGGAAAAATTCAAATACGAGAACAAGCGTACGCTAGCCTACATCGAGCTGCCAATCCCCGTGCGGATCAACACTGCTCCCGGTGGTTCGGGCCTATATTTTGAACTTGGTCCACAAGTAGGCTACATGGTGACGTCGGAGCAGCGTGTGACCAAAGAGTATAAGTACACAAGCACCAGCAACACAAGCGACTTCAAAGACAAAGGTCCTAAGAATACAGCGAAGGAAGATCTGCAGAGCTTTGACATTGGCGCGTTGGCCGGTGTTGGCTATCAGACAGCCGGTGGCTTCAGCCTGGGTGTGCGCTACACGCAGGGTATCAAATCGATGCTGAATGACCAAAAGGCTTTCAACCAGTCGTTTACTGCACAAGTTGGCTACCTAGTGCCTTGGGGCAAATAG
- a CDS encoding dipeptidase — MANYLQENQNRFIHELIDWLRIPSVSADPKFHGDVLQAADFLKQRLEEIGVDNVELCQTAGNPIVYGEKLLDPALPTVLVYGHYDVQPADPYELWDSPPFEPVIKDEKIYARGACDDKGQVYMHVKAFEVMQQQGGVPCNVKFMIEGEEEIGSNNLAIFVKNNKEKLKADVILISDTGILANDLPSIEVGLRGLSYHEVEVTGPNRDLHSGLYGGAVANPINVLCKMIASLHDEDNHITIPGFYDNVAMLSAEERAELNRVPHSDEEFKQSIGLPATYGEAGYTTVERTGIRPTLDVNGIWGGYTGEGAKTVIASKAFAKISMRLVPNQTSDEITALFQRHFESIAPEGVTVQVRPHHGGEPVVTPTDSVAYQAAAQAMETTFGKRPVPTRGGGSIPIVAMFKSELGIDSVLFGFGLDSDAIHSPNEHYGVFNFLKGIETIPLFYQNYAALEKAK, encoded by the coding sequence ATGGCTAACTACCTCCAAGAAAACCAAAATCGTTTCATTCACGAGCTCATCGACTGGCTCCGTATCCCCAGCGTTTCCGCCGACCCCAAGTTTCACGGCGATGTGCTACAAGCCGCCGATTTCCTGAAACAGCGCTTAGAAGAAATCGGCGTGGATAACGTGGAGCTATGCCAGACCGCTGGCAACCCCATCGTCTACGGCGAGAAGCTGCTAGACCCCGCCCTACCCACCGTGCTGGTCTACGGCCACTACGACGTGCAGCCCGCCGACCCCTACGAGCTGTGGGACTCGCCGCCGTTTGAGCCGGTGATTAAGGATGAGAAAATCTACGCCCGTGGTGCCTGCGACGACAAAGGCCAGGTGTACATGCACGTGAAGGCCTTCGAGGTGATGCAGCAGCAGGGTGGCGTGCCCTGCAATGTGAAGTTTATGATTGAAGGCGAAGAGGAAATCGGCTCCAACAACCTGGCTATCTTCGTTAAGAACAACAAAGAAAAACTGAAGGCCGATGTCATTCTGATTTCGGATACAGGCATCTTGGCCAACGACCTGCCCAGCATTGAGGTAGGGCTGCGCGGCCTGAGCTACCACGAGGTGGAAGTGACCGGCCCCAACCGCGACCTGCACTCCGGCCTCTACGGCGGCGCCGTGGCCAACCCCATCAATGTGCTGTGCAAGATGATTGCCTCTCTGCACGATGAGGACAATCACATTACCATCCCTGGCTTCTACGACAACGTGGCTATGCTGAGCGCTGAGGAACGCGCCGAGCTAAACCGCGTGCCCCACTCCGACGAGGAATTCAAACAAAGCATTGGCCTACCCGCCACCTACGGCGAGGCCGGCTATACCACTGTAGAACGCACTGGCATTCGGCCTACCCTCGATGTGAATGGCATTTGGGGTGGCTACACCGGTGAGGGCGCCAAAACCGTCATTGCCTCCAAAGCCTTCGCCAAAATCTCAATGCGCCTGGTGCCTAACCAGACTTCCGATGAAATTACGGCCCTGTTTCAGCGGCATTTCGAGAGTATTGCTCCCGAAGGCGTAACGGTGCAGGTGCGCCCGCACCACGGCGGCGAACCTGTTGTAACGCCCACCGACTCGGTAGCCTACCAGGCGGCCGCGCAGGCCATGGAAACTACCTTCGGCAAGCGCCCGGTGCCTACCCGCGGCGGCGGCTCTATCCCTATTGTGGCCATGTTCAAATCGGAGCTGGGTATCGATTCGGTGCTGTTTGGCTTTGGGCTGGATTCGGACGCCATTCACTCGCCCAACGAGCACTACGGCGTGTTCAACTTCCTGAAGGGTATCGAAACCATTCCGCTGTTCTACCAGAACTACGCGGCGCTGGAAAAGGCGAAGTAA